The following are from one region of the Paenibacillus sp. KS-LC4 genome:
- the efeO gene encoding iron uptake system protein EfeO: MNWKLIAISLSCASLLFLSACGSDTAANTKTDNAAATAANTADETPAASEESPAATIAPATAEEWQPILDEYRAFTIKEADSLVIETEKFVNAVKAGELETAKQLYAPSRMYYERIEPIAEALGDFDPHIDARENDVDEKEWRGFHRIEKILWEENTTKGAEGYADTLLEDIKLLRALMETVEIEPSLLVTGAVELLNEVSSSKVTGEEERYSHTDLYDFVANVEGAEKIYELLKPQLNKHDAQLEALIGTSFTSLDDALAVYKDGDGYKSYLDLKEEDTKKLSQLLDALAEPLSQMGKILGA, from the coding sequence ATGAACTGGAAGTTGATCGCAATTTCATTATCTTGTGCAAGCCTATTATTTCTTTCTGCATGCGGATCGGATACTGCTGCTAATACAAAAACAGATAACGCGGCAGCGACAGCAGCAAATACAGCTGATGAAACGCCGGCAGCGTCGGAGGAGTCGCCCGCTGCTACAATAGCACCTGCCACCGCAGAGGAATGGCAGCCTATTCTTGACGAATATCGCGCCTTCACCATTAAAGAGGCGGATTCGCTCGTGATTGAAACCGAAAAATTCGTCAATGCCGTTAAAGCGGGCGAATTGGAGACGGCGAAGCAGCTGTATGCGCCATCGAGAATGTACTATGAAAGAATCGAGCCGATTGCTGAAGCGCTGGGCGATTTTGACCCTCATATTGATGCCCGTGAAAATGATGTCGACGAGAAGGAATGGAGAGGCTTCCACCGAATCGAGAAAATTTTATGGGAAGAAAATACGACAAAAGGCGCTGAAGGCTATGCCGATACGCTGCTTGAGGACATCAAGCTGCTTCGCGCACTGATGGAGACGGTCGAAATTGAGCCTAGCCTGCTCGTTACGGGTGCGGTTGAGCTGCTGAACGAAGTATCCTCCTCTAAAGTAACAGGCGAGGAGGAGCGTTATTCACATACTGATTTGTATGATTTTGTAGCTAACGTTGAAGGTGCGGAGAAAATTTATGAGCTGCTTAAGCCGCAGTTGAACAAGCATGATGCGCAGCTGGAAGCATTGATTGGCACAAGCTTCACAAGCCTTGACGATGCGCTTGCCGTTTATAAAGATGGCGACGGCTATAAATCTTACCTTGATTTGAAAGAAGAAGATACGAAGAAGCTGAGCCAGCTGCTGGACGCTTTGGCAGAACCGCTTTCACAAATGGGCAAAATTTTGGGGGCTTAA